In one Cyanobacteria bacterium GSL.Bin1 genomic region, the following are encoded:
- a CDS encoding TonB-dependent receptor, giving the protein MNLIQKSLLGYAVIPITSMLVTSVVHAAPSPVTDIQVKSQGENNLQLLLITPTGEPLQTFQTPVGEDTLFIDIIDTQLQLTEGDSAQISDPSVEIAEIRVIQKYPNSIRVIIRGATTLPEVNIESTPEGLAVNLPEQGSLAQTTSPSPTPEAAPTLAAPAPEESATEDGVIELVVTATRTEEEASDIPRSTTVVSREEIEQQSQLSNNLPDILGNTVPGLGPPSQTASNRAQKLRGREPSVLIDGVPVDSNLSVFQDLRSIAPDAVERVEVVRGPSSIYGAEASGGIINIITRQPEEVFTARTTVSIGPRLSLSDVEQSFGAGVEQFFSGQVGQFDYLLAASYEESGNSFDAEGDIIPVGRSQGLDNLETFNILAKAGVDFTPNQRLQLTVNYFDDKQDPPTISDPSVDNLDERTKAQPLEASGELELEDLPGREDLTLSVNYSHDDLWGSQLDLQAFYKESTTLTIPVDNRNTIFESVSRTVTESEKIGARLDIETPLSNNLDLLWGVDYADESIEQPLDIFDANAFDSSGGNELIQVDEEFFSPPYDLETFGAFGQLDWQATEKLALSGGLRFERFNMSVDDFNVLGDIDFAGEAIPDEVTGGQVSFDDVVFNVGAIYDVTEEISVFANFAQGFSAPDFRRFLRFLPFSVNTRPVVVDESIDVTQPIIVDNYEIGVRGNWEQVQFSLAGFFTYSELGQNERSSEDGSFLTSNREPTRTYGIEATADYQVNDQWQLGGNFTWVEGDSSPDGVDDFVPLSTENIQPIKVGLYVQNQTTPTWSNRLQLLIVGSRDRAFEEDIDGDPIDPFPIESYTTLDWISSLQLGNGTLTLAVQNLLDNQYFPVDSQTQDRNREYAAALGRTISLQYQLSW; this is encoded by the coding sequence GTGAATCTGATTCAAAAATCCCTTCTTGGTTATGCCGTAATTCCGATTACATCAATGTTAGTAACCAGTGTTGTTCATGCTGCGCCTTCTCCCGTTACTGACATCCAAGTCAAAAGTCAAGGTGAAAATAACCTCCAGCTATTGCTCATTACGCCAACAGGAGAACCCCTACAAACCTTCCAAACGCCAGTGGGAGAAGATACCCTTTTCATCGACATTATTGATACGCAATTACAGTTAACAGAAGGAGACAGCGCTCAAATCTCCGATCCCTCTGTTGAAATTGCTGAAATTAGGGTGATTCAGAAATATCCCAACAGTATTCGTGTCATTATCCGTGGGGCAACCACACTTCCAGAAGTAAACATTGAATCAACTCCCGAAGGACTCGCGGTGAATCTTCCCGAACAAGGCAGTTTAGCCCAAACGACATCTCCCTCACCAACGCCAGAAGCAGCACCAACGCTTGCTGCACCGGCACCGGAAGAAAGTGCCACTGAAGATGGTGTGATTGAACTGGTGGTGACCGCAACACGAACAGAAGAAGAAGCCAGCGACATTCCTCGTTCCACCACAGTTGTTAGCCGAGAAGAAATTGAACAACAGTCGCAACTGTCGAATAACCTTCCTGATATTTTAGGGAATACGGTTCCAGGGTTAGGTCCCCCCAGTCAAACTGCCTCGAATCGAGCACAAAAGTTGCGCGGTCGGGAACCCTCTGTCTTAATTGATGGCGTTCCTGTAGATAGTAACCTCAGTGTCTTTCAGGATTTACGCAGTATTGCCCCCGATGCAGTGGAACGCGTAGAAGTGGTGCGCGGTCCTAGTTCTATTTACGGGGCAGAAGCTAGTGGTGGCATTATTAACATTATTACTCGTCAACCGGAAGAAGTTTTTACGGCTCGGACGACCGTGTCTATTGGTCCTCGCCTGTCTCTGTCTGATGTTGAGCAGAGTTTTGGTGCAGGGGTCGAGCAATTTTTCTCCGGTCAAGTCGGGCAATTTGATTATCTGCTCGCCGCATCCTACGAAGAAAGCGGGAATAGCTTTGATGCCGAAGGCGATATTATCCCTGTCGGTCGCTCCCAAGGATTAGATAACCTAGAAACATTCAATATTCTTGCCAAAGCTGGCGTTGATTTCACCCCAAACCAGCGCTTGCAGTTAACGGTTAATTACTTTGATGACAAGCAAGATCCACCCACAATTTCCGATCCCAGTGTGGATAATCTGGATGAACGCACAAAAGCGCAGCCCTTAGAAGCCTCGGGAGAATTAGAACTAGAAGATTTACCCGGTCGCGAAGATTTAACCCTAAGCGTCAATTACTCCCATGATGATCTTTGGGGGAGTCAGCTTGATTTACAAGCCTTTTATAAAGAATCCACAACGCTTACAATTCCAGTTGATAACCGAAATACGATTTTTGAATCCGTTTCTCGCACGGTTACAGAATCCGAAAAAATAGGCGCTCGTTTGGATATTGAAACGCCTTTAAGTAATAACTTAGATTTACTGTGGGGGGTCGATTACGCGGATGAATCCATTGAACAACCCTTAGATATTTTTGATGCAAACGCCTTTGATAGCAGTGGTGGCAATGAATTGATACAAGTGGATGAGGAATTTTTCTCCCCGCCTTACGATTTAGAAACCTTTGGTGCGTTTGGTCAACTCGATTGGCAAGCAACAGAAAAACTCGCCCTCAGTGGGGGATTACGGTTTGAACGCTTTAATATGTCAGTGGATGATTTTAATGTCTTGGGCGATATCGACTTTGCTGGCGAAGCGATTCCCGATGAAGTAACAGGGGGTCAAGTCAGTTTTGATGATGTGGTCTTTAATGTGGGAGCCATTTATGATGTCACTGAGGAAATCAGTGTCTTTGCGAATTTTGCTCAAGGCTTTTCTGCTCCAGATTTTCGCCGTTTTCTGCGCTTCCTACCGTTTTCTGTGAATACACGACCCGTAGTTGTGGATGAAAGTATTGATGTTACTCAGCCAATCATTGTTGATAATTACGAGATTGGGGTTCGTGGCAATTGGGAACAAGTGCAGTTTTCCTTAGCCGGTTTCTTTACTTACTCCGAATTGGGACAAAATGAACGATCGAGCGAGGATGGTTCTTTTTTAACCTCGAATCGTGAACCGACGCGCACTTATGGCATTGAAGCGACAGCCGATTATCAAGTCAATGACCAATGGCAGTTAGGCGGGAATTTCACTTGGGTGGAAGGAGACAGCAGCCCCGATGGTGTTGATGACTTTGTTCCTTTGAGTACAGAGAATATTCAACCTATTAAAGTCGGGTTGTATGTGCAAAATCAAACGACACCCACTTGGTCGAATCGGTTGCAGTTATTAATTGTGGGTTCGCGCGATCGCGCCTTTGAAGAAGACATTGACGGTGATCCCATTGATCCCTTCCCCATCGAAAGTTACACCACCCTCGACTGGATTAGCAGTTTGCAACTTGGTAACGGAACCCTCACCTTAGCCGTACAAAATCTTTTAGATAACCAATACTTCCCAGTTGACTCCCAAACCCAAGACCGAAACCGAGAATATGCTGCTGCTTTAGGACGTACCATTAGCTTGCAATATCAACTGAGCTGGTAG
- a CDS encoding Uma2 family endonuclease, translated as MSGSRHRQRDYLGWLINPKQKTVESYCLQTGTEILNAPSSLSGENILFGFTLDLKKIWS; from the coding sequence TTGAGTGGATCGAGGCATAGGCAGCGCGATTACCTGGGTTGGCTGATTAATCCCAAACAAAAAACAGTAGAAAGCTATTGCCTGCAAACAGGAACAGAAATTCTCAATGCGCCTTCTTCTCTGTCTGGGGAAAATATTTTATTCGGTTTTACTCTAGATTTAAAGAAAATTTGGTCATAA
- a CDS encoding ABC transporter substrate-binding protein encodes MLRPLTVSLFLLGLLSLTGCQNNQTLNRPIPDPARMVTHTKGETAVPINPERVIALDNIALDSVLALDVEPIAALINENTGQFPVHLRDQMTERTQKLSPTQQNLETITQLNPDLIIGGKNVEAVYNQLNQIAPTILLGKSGTSAWKQKLLLTAEAVGKPKEGQALLDQYNQRAADLGSRLENPSEIEVSVVRVFPDGLRLYQKETFVGGILEDVGLSRPPSQDKDNLWINISRERFDAADGDVIFVWSLGNDAESAYKRLQNDPLWSQLGAVQAGNVYPVPGYWIGRGPIAANKVLDDLSIHLLEEEQNNNEL; translated from the coding sequence ATGCTTCGACCTTTGACCGTATCGCTTTTCCTGCTGGGACTTTTGAGTCTCACAGGATGCCAAAATAACCAAACCCTCAATCGACCCATCCCTGATCCGGCGCGGATGGTCACTCATACGAAAGGAGAAACGGCAGTTCCTATCAATCCTGAGCGAGTCATTGCTTTAGATAATATCGCTCTCGATAGTGTTCTCGCCTTGGATGTAGAACCGATCGCTGCATTAATTAATGAAAATACAGGGCAATTTCCCGTCCATCTGCGCGATCAAATGACCGAGAGAACGCAAAAACTTTCTCCCACCCAACAAAATCTAGAAACTATTACCCAACTCAACCCCGACTTAATTATCGGCGGGAAAAATGTCGAAGCAGTATATAACCAACTCAATCAGATTGCACCCACGATTTTATTAGGAAAAAGTGGAACCAGTGCTTGGAAACAGAAACTCCTTCTCACCGCCGAAGCAGTAGGGAAACCCAAGGAAGGACAAGCCTTGCTCGATCAGTACAATCAACGTGCAGCAGACCTCGGGTCGCGCCTTGAAAACCCTTCCGAAATTGAAGTTTCTGTGGTGCGTGTGTTTCCTGATGGGTTGCGCCTTTATCAAAAGGAGACCTTTGTCGGCGGTATTCTCGAAGATGTCGGCTTATCTCGTCCACCGAGTCAGGATAAAGATAATTTATGGATTAATATTTCTCGGGAACGATTTGATGCCGCCGATGGGGATGTCATCTTTGTTTGGAGTTTAGGCAACGACGCTGAAAGTGCTTATAAACGCTTACAAAATGACCCTCTCTGGTCACAATTGGGTGCCGTGCAAGCGGGAAACGTTTATCCGGTTCCTGGATATTGGATTGGGCGCGGTCCCATTGCTGCTAACAAAGTGTTAGATGATTTATCGATTCATTTGTTGGAAGAGGAGCAAAACAATAATGAGCTATAG
- a CDS encoding Uma2 family endonuclease yields the protein MTAAKPTSITLEEFLQLPETKPPKEYIGGEIISNPMPKSRHSRLQGKLIYAINEVTEAREIAYAFPELRCTFGGRSIVLDIAVFCWESIQVDEQGEPLDNVMVAPDWSIEILSPDQSANRVTGNLLHCLKHGSQLGWLVDPDDRSVLVFQPQKQPEIFYQRDRAPVLEEIDLNLTVEDIFNWLKMKTD from the coding sequence ATGACTGCTGCTAAGCCCACTTCTATAACGTTGGAAGAGTTTCTACAGTTACCAGAAACGAAACCGCCAAAGGAATATATTGGAGGAGAAATTATCTCAAACCCCATGCCAAAGAGTCGCCATTCTCGACTTCAGGGAAAGTTAATTTATGCGATTAATGAAGTCACAGAAGCAAGAGAAATTGCTTATGCCTTTCCAGAGTTACGCTGTACCTTTGGCGGGCGTTCAATTGTTCTTGATATTGCCGTATTTTGTTGGGAATCGATTCAGGTTGATGAGCAAGGAGAACCGTTAGATAATGTTATGGTTGCACCAGATTGGAGTATTGAAATTCTTTCTCCCGATCAAAGTGCTAATCGCGTTACTGGTAATTTATTGCACTGTTTAAAGCATGGTTCTCAGTTAGGTTGGTTAGTTGACCCAGATGATCGCTCAGTTCTTGTTTTTCAACCGCAAAAACAGCCAGAAATATTTTATCAGCGCGATCGCGCACCGGTTTTAGAGGAGATTGATTTAAATTTAACGGTTGAAGATATTTTTAATTGGTTAAAAATGAAAACAGATTGA
- a CDS encoding DUF4935 domain-containing protein — translation MNIYVETNFVLELTFEQEQGSSCKQILQLCEMRKAKLIIPAYSLAEPHEKLHRQAKNREKLQRSLQTELNQLSRTASYQTRLKNIQEINTLLTQSNKEERDRFIKNREQILNCGEIISLTANLLKEAASCEQNYDLTPQDALVYASVINHLQINQPQQACFLNRNSKDFDNPDIVDELAQFNCRIIPKFDDGYNFISSQVSP, via the coding sequence GTGAATATCTATGTTGAAACTAATTTTGTCTTAGAATTAACGTTTGAACAAGAGCAAGGTTCTAGTTGTAAACAAATTCTACAACTGTGTGAAATGAGAAAAGCAAAGCTCATTATTCCCGCCTACAGTCTTGCTGAGCCTCATGAAAAATTACATCGTCAAGCAAAGAACCGCGAAAAACTTCAGCGCTCCTTACAGACTGAATTAAATCAACTTTCACGAACAGCTTCTTATCAAACTCGTCTCAAGAATATTCAAGAAATTAACACTTTGCTGACTCAAAGTAATAAAGAAGAAAGAGACCGCTTCATCAAAAATCGAGAACAAATTCTTAACTGTGGAGAAATTATTTCTCTTACTGCTAACCTTTTAAAGGAAGCAGCTTCCTGTGAACAGAATTATGATTTAACCCCACAAGATGCACTGGTTTATGCTTCAGTCATCAACCATTTGCAAATTAATCAACCCCAACAAGCGTGTTTTTTGAATCGAAACTCAAAAGATTTTGATAATCCTGATATTGTTGATGAACTTGCTCAATTTAACTGTAGGATAATTCCAAAATTTGATGATGGATACAATTTTATTTCCTCGCAGGTGTCACCGTAG